The Plasmodium brasilianum strain Bolivian I chromosome 11, whole genome shotgun sequence nucleotide sequence AAAACATGTAGCAAACATCCAAACGTCTGCCTTTTTTACGAGGCGAAATGCTGCTATATTTTCATAccatttaattatttttttttccgtcataattttgtacactatatatatacctctATTATTTCTATCTTCTATAGCAAACACCAATATAAGTGTAACTTTAAGAAAGTCTCTGTTCACCTCCATAGTCTTTTCATCACTCATACACCTATGCGTTACAGTTGCGTGgatatttgtaatttataaagTTAAGAAGCGGTTTCATTTTAGGActtcctttattttatttgtgtgCGTGTGTGAATGTACGCCATTGTGAGTGTACTACTTGTATGTAAAAAGAACATGCTTAATGTGCTTCCCTTTTCTCAAGTGTTTACAAGAAGCATCGAATAAAAGTTGACCGctttaaaataagataaaaaataaaagggaaTAATCTTAacatatgtgtacacatacacatgcgtatatatatatatatatatatatatatatatgcaaatatatatatatgtatgtctACCCATACGCTTACTCCAATACCGGAATTATAAAGGAAGGTACAACAACTGATAGTGGAAAGACGCAAATATGAACGATGAAGAAAAgattttgtataaatttatcgaaaataaaattcttctGAAAGAGTTTTGTGAAGAGTATgtgagaataaaaaataacgaaGAGTTACTTAAACAagaaagtaataaaataaaattaaaaaattgtgaactggaaaatgaaatagaaaaatacaGAGATATAATGAACAACAttgaaaagaacaaaaacaaagaaatagaaaataataatttggaatatgatataaaaataaaaaagtttgaaaaacaaatcgattttttaaattcttgtTTAAATGCAGAAAAAGAAAGCTATAATATGAAAGTAAAAGAATTGATATGTCTCAAAGtggaaaatgataaatacaaactgcaattaaataataaaaaggaaaataatgtatatgataaggaaaataaaataaaccataataatgtaaacgtgctaaataaaatatatacagataTTAATCAAAAAGTAGATAACATGAATAAAATCTTAAATGATACCAAGAATTCTAGACAATGTGTTGAacttaaattaaaagattatGAAATGCTACTAAacgaatatttaaaaaaaattacggatttaaatttaaagtatgaaaaattttatttattatataaagaagCTCAATTCAAAAATAGTGTTAacaaaactaaaaaaaaagtattaaagcatcaaatagaagaattaaaaaatttaaatcatatattatcAAATCAAATTAttgctttaaaaaatgatattaataatatagatGGGGAGAAGAAACAGTATTATCTATTGTTTAGAAAGgcggagaaaaaaaatttgttattttaccAAAaactaaagaaaaaaaaaattaaaactgcGAGTAGTCGATCTTTTTCATATGACTTGTGCAGGTTAAATTATTTCTCGTCTAATCAGCTGGATGAAGATGATATAGATCCAATTGTATACAACAGcaataatggtaataatagtaatgaaagtaatagcaataatggtaataacagtaatgaaagtaatagcaataattgtaataataataataataacagtaataataataataataacagtaataataataataataataacagtaatagtaatagtagtaacagTTTTAAGTGtacttctatttttttatataaagataatttGCCATATACGAAAAATTTGCGTGATTTCAAAATCACCgaaaaaggggaaaagaCCTCTTCTATTTACATAAGCAAAGGTGTCAATAAAGGAATCTTATATCGTGCAGaagaatttaatataaaaaaggagaggaagagaaaaaagattCTCTTTTACTCAGATAATGATTATgacaaaaggaaaaaaaagagaaaaaaaaaaattcagtTTTAACTGGATATGCTCCAGCGCTACATACATTACTCTAATAGTTAACTGGACTCCTtctgaaatatattaattaaggtttgaaaagaaatacaatattgttttttttttttaagctgTGAGGGTGTACGTCAATACATTATTACCCttgtatatgtgcatgcaCTTATATCTCtatcctttttaaaaatggtcTAGTTATGTCTAAACTGTGAATTGTAGATATAACATATTCCATATTTATTTCCCCCTCCCCCATTCGCTAATTCGCTAATTCGTTAATTCGTTAATTCGTAAATTCGTAAATTCGTTAATTCGTAAATTCGTTAATCCGTTAATTCGTTAATTCGTTAATCCGCTAATTCTTTAATTCGTTAATTCGTAAATTCgttgatttttatttttctacgCACTTTCATAACCtaattaatttgttttacgTTCACTTTTGTGTATGTTAgtcatttttccttattttttaagcaaTTTTACTTTATACCAGTTATTACTGACTTACTCATTATGGACTTCAAAACAATTGTTTGTTTCACTATCTGATTTTTTATCTATtcataaattcttttttgtttaccTCTTTAAGATACACATTAAAAAGCTCGCATATAcacaagtatatatgtatatgtattatatatatgtatgggtacatatttattaatatatctaataaaaTGAGctgcaaatatatttttttttttcgttgcTAACATAATTTTCCTTGAACCGtgttatgaaatataaaaaaaaactattagcaatatgaacatatgaatttatatatatatatacatattgtgaaaataataatatattaaaatatttaactaCAAACacatttgtaaatattagGGGGATACTTATAATAGCCTAACATCTTTGTTATATCATTGTATTCCTTTTTACCAAAACTTCCATTTcgataaaaagtatatatacatataagtaaCATATTAACACAGGATATAAATGAGTAAGCCGagttaattataaaaaaacaaaaaaaaaaaaaaaaaataaaataaaataaaataaaaaaagacagcaaagaagagaaaaacataaattacaaatgataaaatgtaaacgattaatgataaaaataaggaGCACAACACCATTAAcgaattaacaaaaaaatataaagattgtataaaaaagaataggaaaaaaggtaaaacaCAAAAGGGCGTAGGTTTGCGAACCTATGCAGTAGTGGTTCCTGGATAGGTTGtacaaatttaataaaacgCTGTTTTTAATTTCGTAGTTATAATTGAATTTTATGTCTTgattattcaaataatatttatttaaatacaaatagtcaaatattttgtttgaGCAAAGAAATTCCAAAAAATCCGGGAAGTATTTCGTTTCTGATAATTTATACTTGCTTAAATGTTTGTAGACTTTTTCAAACAACTTCATTAGCgtatttgttaatttgtGCCTTTCATtctaaaaacataaaaaaatggaaaagtgCACAAGTGACTAAGCGAGTAAGTGATTGACCACATGAAAGCATGACGCagtgaataaatgaatacgCTAAGCAGTGAACAAATGACGGAATGCACtaactttaaaataaaaagcgtGTAACAAAATGAGGCACAAAAAAGTTTCATTCTTAATTTCCTAAATTACCAAAATAAAACTTtcatatggatatatatatattaaagaaaaaaggatgaACAATAATaggataatttttttaacaatctTTTTGCGCTTCCTcttaatattatgtaaaattgaTATAGGAATTACAAATATGACACAGAACAGTGCTGAGTATGACCAGTTATATAActgaaaagagaaaaaaaaaaaaaaaaaaaatatatataaaataaatcacGTCATTATTCATCACTCTTTCGAATAGTGTGTGCATTTCTTATTctgataaaaagaaaaaaaaaggttataaatgtattcaatgttttccccttttttttattatttatttagttATTCATTTACTCATTTGTTTACTCATTTATTTAGTTATTCATTTACTCATTTGTTTACTCATTTATTTAGTTATTCATTTACTCATTTGTTTACTCATTTGTTTACtcatttatttacttatttatttatttatttatttatttattattattttgtattactGATGATGACACAACGACCataatgaagtaaaaaacGTTCATATAACTCATCAGGGAAGCATAAGGTGCTACAgagtttttataaatatattttacattttcattttccagCTTTTCTAACATGTCTTCCTTTTTGTCTATTTCATCTTGTAGTTCTCTAATTAAAAtgttgtttttcttttcaagTAAGAACATTTCATCGTCACTATGTATAATTTTGGgctttattaattttttcgtaTCATTCGAATTTATTATGACTTGTTCATAAatgttattatcatcataaaCAGGTGTTACaccaattatattttttactttattgtttaaattttttatttcgtttaatATTATGACTCTCTCGATTTTCTGTACTTTCTGATAaccaattttattattatatttattaactacgtaagaaataaaataattaaagaaaaaagctACCACTActgatatgaaaaaaataactgACCAGTAGTTGgctatttttatgtacagTGTAAAATGATCTGGATGCCATTCAGTGCATAAGGGGAgtcttttttctaaatttagCAAATCATAGATTTTTTCATTCGttgaaaacaaataaattggcaatgaaataattaaaatagttataatgtatatgttcAAACCTACTATAAAGTTAATATAATTCCGAAATATTGaacttttcattaattttaaaatacagTAACAGCATATCAAATAAACACTGTAACAGTATATACTAATAGGTACCTGTCTCTTAATAGTgttgaagaaataaaaagttgATGAATGGCAAAATGCTTCATGTGTGTTACTTTGATTTCTTAAAAAACTCTGCATGGCTTtcgtaaaattaaaaaggttgagcattttattttttaaaggaatCTTACTTATACCTGTTGCCGTGAAGGCTGGAACGTTTTCccttaacaaaaaaaaaaaaaaaatgtgtacatatatatacaaatacatacatatatatacaaatacatacacatatatatatacaaatacatacacatatatatatacaaatacatacacacatatatatacaaatacatacacacatatatatacaaatacatacacaaatatacacacatacatatgtatatattcccCACATTCGTTACCTCAAAAAATAGGAATGACCTTTTTCGAAGTTTTTTTCCAAGGCCATAtcaaaaattacataatgGATTGGGTTTACTTTAATAGGAATGTTATAATAGGATAATTCATTGGTTAATAATAGAACTAAATCCTGATTTGGTAACATCCCATTTAAGccttcataatttatttgtatatgtgaTGGATAAATGGAATCAAATTCTATTATTGTTGCTGACCTAACAAGtgtttttctgttttttatatttttataaaaaaaaagctgtATAAATTCTTGAATCCcttttgaatataataactctttatttgtaaataaaaatattatatctttACTCATATAATTGCAATGTGAAAAATGATCCATTAAAGTTAAACCAACTGATAGGGAAtggaaaaattttctttccttGTAGtcaaaatttattacaacTATTAAGCTTTCTAAAGTATTACAAAACTTACAAGGTACATTACTTATCAATATGTACTCTTCtacattttcattaatcTCTATCTTATGTTTTTCCGTTTCAATAAAAGGAGAAATCGTTTTAATATACTCATACAATATGTCTATTATATGTTCTCCTCCTTCATATTTGTAGCTGTCAAAATAGTAACTactttcattaaaaatttcttcATTTGTCTTATTTAAAACGGAATTACCGGGAAACTGCGTAAAAGTACGTGAATCTAGTTCGgcctttttattaattttattaaatagacaaaaataaaggaagCCTACTGTGGATAGGGCAATTCTATGAAgggatgaaaataaattagcgTAAATAGGTTGAATAGTTAGCGTAAATAGGTTGAATAGTTAGCGTAAATAGGTTGAATAGTTAGCGTAAATAGGTTGAATAGTTAGCGTAAATAGGTTGAATAGTTAGCGTAAATAGGTTGAATAGTTAGCGTAAATAGGTTGAATAGTTAGCGTAAACAGGTCCAATAATTAGGGTAAACAATTAGAACAAATAATTAGAATAAAAAACGTAATAgcgtatatttaaatataccaTGTAATGCGAAAAAGCATATCATTGTAAAGCATTAAAgtgtatagatatataatacaatacaCACTAAGTTAAATGGCACTATAAcaccttttcattttttccttaccCTATAAATCTCCACcttttaagaatattttttgagagtataaaaaattttggaTTCTCTGAAAAACCCATTGTAGTAAAGAGAGGAagtaaaaacaaacaaaaacaacaagaaaaaagaaaaaaaaataattaaaaaaaaaaaaagataggATAATATGCTACATTATGGCGTTATCTAACTTCCCCCCGTTACTAATCCATTTTTTAGCAAAAATATCTTGgatcataaaattttaaattttctttattctaataataacataaatatattttaacacatgtacacacattatataagcataac carries:
- a CDS encoding hypothetical protein (conserved Plasmodium protein); amino-acid sequence: MNDEEKILYKFIENKILLKEFCEEYVRIKNNEELLKQESNKIKLKNCELENEIEKYRDIMNNIEKNKNKEIENNNLEYDIKIKKFEKQIDFLNSCLNAEKESYNMKVKELICLKVENDKYKLQLNNKKENNVYDKENKINHNNVNVLNKIYTDINQKVDNMNKILNDTKNSRQCVELKLKDYEMLLNEYLKKITDLNLKYEKFYLLYKEAQFKNSVNKTKKKVLKHQIEELKNLNHILSNQIIALKNDINNIDGEKKQYYLLFRKAEKKNLLFYQKLKKKKIKTASSRSFSYDLCRLNYFSSNQLDEDDIDPIVYNSNNGNNSNESNSNNGNNSNESNSNNCNNNNNNSNNNNNNSNNNNNNNSNSNSSNSFKCTSIFLYKDNLPYTKNLRDFKITEKGEKTSSIYISKGVNKGILYRAEEFNIKKERKRKKILFYSDNDYDKRKKKRKKKIQF
- a CDS encoding glycosylphosphatidylinositol anchor attachment 1 protein is translated as MGFSENPKFFILSKNILKRWRFIGIALSTVGFLYFCLFNKINKKAELDSRTFTQFPGNSVLNKTNEEIFNESSYYFDSYKYEGGEHIIDILYEYIKTISPFIETEKHKIEINENVEEYILISNVPCKFCNTLESLIVVINFDYKERKFFHSLSVGLTLMDHFSHCNYMSKDIIFLFTNKELLYSKGIQEFIQLFFYKNIKNRKTLVRSATIIEFDSIYPSHIQINYEGLNGMLPNQDLVLLLTNELSYYNIPIKVNPIHYVIFDMALEKNFEKGHSYFLRENVPAFTATGISKIPLKNKMLNLFNFTKAMQSFLRNQSNTHEAFCHSSTFYFFNTIKRQVPISIYCYSVYLICCYCILKLMKSSIFRNYINFIVGLNIYIITILIISLPIYLFSTNEKIYDLLNLEKRLPLCTEWHPDHFTLYIKIANYWSVIFFISVVVAFFFNYFISYVVNKYNNKIGYQKVQKIERVIILNEIKNLNNKVKNIIGVTPVYDDNNIYEQVIINSNDTKKLIKPKIIHSDDEMFLLEKKNNILIRELQDEIDKKEDMLEKLENENVKYIYKNSVAPYASLMSYMNVFYFIMVVVSSSLYNWSYSALFCVIFNERHKLTNTLMKLFEKVYKHLSKYKLSETKYFPDFLEFLCSNKIFDYLYLNKYYLNNQDIKFNYNYEIKNSVLLNLYNLSRNHYCIDITRPFLKRIEI